The following are from one region of the Deltaproteobacteria bacterium genome:
- a CDS encoding VacJ family lipoprotein, whose product MVVQLLLVVGISLLSVGLSVSPAIAQAAVDNAPEPPPEPTPDPLVSFNQPMFEFNLKMDEYVLLPIARKYDAVMPNVAQPGVQRFLRNLGVVGRFANNLFQGKVPQAGQEVGRFLVNTTLGGAGFVEVAEPLLGWKESPEDFGQTLAVYGVSSGPYLVLPFYGPSTVRDVVGVAADGAMNPMTYFLSTLQLLAVRGGTTTVGAINSRSLNKQLFENIDQYAVDQYGAVQDGYLQIRAKQIAE is encoded by the coding sequence ATGGTTGTACAGCTTCTTTTGGTCGTAGGGATCAGTCTTCTGAGTGTTGGGTTGTCGGTGTCGCCGGCGATTGCGCAAGCTGCCGTTGACAACGCGCCAGAGCCGCCACCAGAGCCCACACCAGACCCGCTGGTGAGCTTTAATCAGCCGATGTTCGAGTTCAATCTCAAAATGGATGAATATGTCCTGTTGCCGATCGCTAGAAAGTATGACGCGGTCATGCCGAATGTTGCCCAACCAGGCGTCCAACGGTTCCTGCGCAACTTAGGAGTGGTCGGACGTTTTGCCAACAATCTTTTTCAGGGGAAAGTGCCGCAGGCCGGACAAGAGGTGGGGCGCTTTCTGGTCAATACGACTCTCGGCGGTGCCGGATTTGTCGAGGTTGCGGAGCCGCTGTTGGGATGGAAGGAGAGTCCAGAAGACTTTGGCCAGACGTTGGCTGTGTATGGCGTATCTTCCGGTCCCTATCTGGTGCTGCCGTTTTATGGTCCCTCGACTGTTCGTGATGTTGTCGGAGTCGCGGCTGATGGGGCAATGAACCCGATGACGTATTTCCTCTCGACGCTGCAATTGCTTGCTGTACGTGGCGGAACCACCACTGTTGGGGCGATCAACTCCCGTTCGTTGAACAAGCAACTCTTTGAGAATATCGATCAATACGCGGTTGACCAATATGGTGCTGTACAGGATGGCTACTTGCAAATCCGCGCGAAGCAGATTGCGGAATGA
- a CDS encoding glycosyltransferase family 2 protein translates to MNPCVLIPIYNHKDTIAAVVANLAPYRLPCIIVDDGSDTSTQQVLAHIAARYTWVQVLRLEQNSGKGQALCTGFSHTYDKGYSHAIQIDADGQHDTQDIERFLAEARAHPTALVLGKPIFGADVPLARYFGRKISQWLVWGETLSCAIGDPLFGFRMYPLAATVALLKQHRIGARMDFEPDIAVRLYWAGVAIRNVETRVFYPAEGLSHFRMLRDNVRISWLHTRLLAGMLIRIPQLLRRQ, encoded by the coding sequence ATGAATCCGTGTGTTCTCATTCCGATCTATAATCATAAAGACACGATCGCTGCAGTTGTTGCCAATCTCGCCCCATATCGTTTGCCGTGCATTATTGTCGATGATGGGTCCGACACCTCCACACAGCAAGTCCTTGCCCATATCGCTGCACGATACACCTGGGTCCAGGTCCTCCGTCTCGAACAGAATAGTGGTAAAGGACAAGCCTTGTGTACGGGTTTCTCGCATACGTATGACAAAGGATATTCCCATGCCATCCAAATTGATGCCGATGGCCAGCACGATACTCAAGACATCGAACGCTTCTTAGCGGAAGCTCGCGCCCATCCTACAGCACTGGTTCTGGGCAAGCCTATTTTTGGTGCAGACGTACCGCTCGCACGCTATTTTGGCCGGAAAATTTCGCAGTGGCTGGTCTGGGGAGAGACGTTGTCCTGTGCAATCGGGGACCCCCTCTTCGGGTTTCGTATGTACCCACTTGCCGCAACGGTCGCCCTTCTCAAGCAGCACCGCATCGGCGCGCGGATGGACTTTGAGCCTGATATCGCCGTTCGTCTCTACTGGGCAGGTGTTGCAATACGAAATGTTGAGACTCGGGTTTTCTATCCCGCAGAAGGATTGTCACACTTTCGGATGTTGCGGGACAATGTCCGGATCAGTTGGCTACATACCCGCCTGCTTGCGGGTATGTTGATTCGTATCCCGCAGTTATTACGTCGGCAGTAG
- a CDS encoding 1-acyl-sn-glycerol-3-phosphate acyltransferase, whose translation MLGKLNLARKWRVVMTGVCFLTFLCGGLILTVTALPLILLLSATPAQRERRTLLLIHYAFKFFMRYMQMLNPISSFQVHGLEHVSSRKGALFIANHPTLIDVVAIMSSLPNCQCIVKKSLLQNVYFGRLLQAAGYVAHDSSEFMAECAQRLHAGFSLLIFPEGTRSPLEGLQRFSRGAAQIALRTGAAVVPVAVTCEPPTLHKGDPWYTVPSRPIDLTLRFFPSLEIPTAVTEKKHLPLQARALTSYWENFFRQELHMAKSSALDPSEENISEAAGTPLPIGGPLQ comes from the coding sequence ATGCTAGGTAAGCTCAACCTCGCGCGGAAATGGCGAGTGGTGATGACAGGGGTATGTTTTCTTACATTCCTCTGCGGGGGCCTCATCCTGACGGTCACAGCATTGCCGTTGATTCTGCTCCTCTCGGCGACACCAGCACAGAGGGAACGCAGAACTCTGCTACTCATTCATTATGCGTTCAAGTTTTTTATGCGGTACATGCAGATGTTAAATCCGATTTCCTCTTTTCAGGTGCACGGGCTCGAACACGTGTCCTCAAGAAAGGGGGCACTTTTTATTGCCAACCATCCGACGTTAATCGATGTCGTCGCAATCATGAGTAGCCTCCCAAACTGCCAATGCATTGTCAAAAAGTCACTTTTACAGAACGTATACTTCGGCAGGCTCCTACAAGCAGCCGGTTATGTCGCGCATGATTCTAGCGAATTCATGGCAGAATGCGCGCAGCGGTTGCACGCTGGTTTTTCGCTCCTGATTTTTCCTGAAGGAACACGTTCCCCTCTCGAAGGCCTCCAGCGATTTTCACGCGGCGCTGCACAAATTGCGCTTCGGACCGGGGCCGCAGTGGTCCCGGTTGCCGTCACCTGTGAGCCACCTACCCTTCATAAAGGGGACCCGTGGTATACCGTTCCTTCCCGCCCGATCGACTTGACCTTACGATTTTTCCCTTCGCTTGAGATTCCGACTGCTGTCACTGAAAAGAAACACCTCCCTCTTCAGGCCCGGGCGTTGACCTCGTATTGGGAGAATTTTTTCCGTCAAGAACTGCATATGGCAAAATCTTCTGCCCTAGACCCCTCAGAGGAAAACATCTCTGAAGCTGCTGGGACACCACTCCCCATTGGAGGACCCCTCCAATGA
- a CDS encoding NAD(P)/FAD-dependent oxidoreductase: MMTTPDLKDESVYDVIIVGGGPAGSTAATLLTKQGFRVALFEQEAFPRFHVGESLLPANLPIFDRLGCHEALQQLGLIIKPGATLYDEYEGRGRVTFLFQQLSFQPANSYQVIRSSFDDFLLRHAENSGAHVYRQHTVTRTQHDPDRVTAWVTVPQGETREVRAAMFVDASGRDAFLGTTFGKREPLPHLGKVALFAHFRDVKRDPTVPEGNARIYLVPQGWLWWFSFGNGSESIGCVLHSQVVKSRKGSIEDLYNEVLASSPRVSAGIANAQRITDVHPVSNFSYRISPCVGDRYLSVGDAAGFIDPIFSTGVFLAMRSAELATEAIVHAFRARDFRARRFQRYAKQFRRGMGSFIPFISRFYDPDFLDILFSQDPPLHLDRPVVWVLSGAGFDRKPFKLRLGLALFFCIVHIRKAIRWATGLSVASRRSW; this comes from the coding sequence GTGATGACTACCCCAGACCTCAAAGATGAGAGCGTATATGATGTTATTATTGTCGGCGGTGGCCCGGCTGGCTCAACCGCTGCTACGCTGCTGACGAAACAAGGATTTCGCGTTGCCTTATTTGAACAAGAAGCGTTTCCTCGTTTCCATGTTGGCGAGTCGCTACTGCCAGCCAACCTTCCGATCTTCGATCGTCTCGGTTGTCATGAAGCTCTTCAGCAACTTGGACTCATTATTAAACCTGGAGCAACCCTCTACGATGAATACGAAGGGCGGGGGCGCGTCACATTTTTATTCCAACAGCTGTCATTTCAACCAGCGAATTCGTATCAGGTGATTCGCTCGTCCTTTGACGATTTTTTGCTTCGCCATGCGGAGAATTCAGGGGCGCATGTGTACCGACAGCATACAGTCACCCGGACGCAACACGACCCAGATCGAGTGACTGCATGGGTCACTGTCCCACAAGGGGAGACCCGCGAAGTGCGGGCTGCGATGTTTGTTGATGCAAGCGGACGTGACGCGTTTCTGGGGACGACGTTCGGCAAACGCGAACCGCTGCCCCACTTAGGGAAGGTCGCGCTCTTTGCGCATTTTCGTGATGTGAAACGAGACCCAACCGTGCCAGAAGGGAATGCACGCATTTACCTCGTTCCGCAGGGGTGGTTGTGGTGGTTTTCGTTCGGGAATGGCAGCGAAAGTATCGGCTGTGTGCTGCATTCTCAGGTTGTGAAGTCTCGCAAGGGGTCCATTGAGGATTTGTATAATGAAGTGTTGGCGTCATCACCTCGTGTCAGCGCAGGGATTGCCAACGCTCAACGTATCACGGATGTCCATCCGGTCTCCAATTTCTCGTACCGTATCTCACCGTGTGTCGGGGATCGCTACCTCTCTGTCGGTGATGCGGCAGGGTTCATTGACCCTATTTTCTCTACTGGCGTTTTCCTTGCCATGCGTTCTGCCGAGCTTGCGACTGAGGCGATTGTCCATGCCTTCCGCGCACGCGACTTTCGTGCTCGACGGTTCCAGCGCTATGCCAAACAATTTCGCCGGGGCATGGGATCGTTTATTCCTTTTATCAGCCGATTTTACGATCCTGACTTCTTAGATATTCTGTTCTCGCAAGATCCTCCCCTGCACCTTGATCGACCTGTCGTGTGGGTGCTGAGTGGTGCTGGCTTTGATCGTAAGCCGTTCAAACTTCGTCTTGGTCTCGCGCTGTTTTTCTGTATCGTGCATATTCGTAAAGCTATTCGCTGGGCGACAGGTCTCTCGGTCGCATCACGGCGGTCGTGGTAA
- a CDS encoding methyltransferase domain-containing protein, producing MTPSLPPHPLLHRYYRDERARRSYLNQGFDVSARYYDGISRVMSFGTDCWYRRQALVRAGLTAGMSMLDVGCGTGLSAEAAKDIVGPQGYVVGVEPSRGMLGEALGAQRLHAGVRGIAELLPINDGQFDFVCMSFALRHVADLQSAFREFQRVLKPGGTLLIVEMTPPQASLSYWLLRIHLKYVVPLVMRLWSGSQVTQDLYRYCWDTHDHCVPPETILSALQVVGLQEVKRWIDIGLFSEYTGRKVIA from the coding sequence GTGACACCGTCGCTTCCTCCGCATCCGCTCCTCCATCGCTACTATCGAGATGAGCGTGCGCGCCGTAGCTACCTGAATCAAGGGTTTGATGTATCTGCACGTTACTATGACGGCATCAGCCGGGTCATGTCGTTTGGCACGGATTGTTGGTATCGCCGGCAGGCACTCGTACGGGCTGGACTGACTGCTGGAATGTCAATGCTGGATGTGGGATGTGGAACTGGACTCAGCGCTGAAGCTGCAAAGGATATCGTGGGACCGCAAGGATATGTTGTTGGGGTAGAGCCGAGCCGAGGCATGCTTGGTGAAGCGCTTGGGGCTCAGCGTCTCCATGCCGGTGTACGCGGAATCGCGGAGTTACTGCCTATCAATGATGGTCAGTTCGACTTTGTCTGCATGAGCTTTGCGCTGCGGCATGTTGCAGACCTGCAGAGTGCATTTCGCGAATTTCAGCGGGTGTTGAAGCCTGGAGGAACCCTCCTGATCGTGGAAATGACCCCACCTCAAGCCAGCCTTTCTTATTGGCTTCTGCGCATTCACCTGAAATATGTCGTGCCGCTTGTCATGCGTCTATGGTCTGGCAGCCAGGTGACGCAGGACCTCTATCGTTATTGTTGGGACACCCATGATCACTGTGTCCCGCCTGAAACAATTTTATCGGCGTTGCAAGTGGTCGGGCTGCAAGAGGTCAAACGTTGGATTGATATCGGCTTGTTCAGTGAATACACGGGTAGAAAAGTCATAGCGTAA
- a CDS encoding acyl--CoA ligase has translation MNTDSALVRTFLRTAQIYPEGIFLDGEQSYTYRSAAEQITKLAHQFHSAANGSPVVIHGLNTSTWVFSFLAARAAGLVVIPFSPETTTEQWHELGETVGPFYVFDATHGIGTLTNPAGKRRHFPERAGFCLPTSGSTGVPRLALRSDESLLIEGERYLHGFGFAPADRILVALPLCHAFVLGLALGGALVSGCTLYLTPRFVPRVAQRLLREGVASIVPLVPASARLLCAAFRDGGAQPQNLQHIVIGAGPVSPELERHVVDRLGRVPARNYGSSETGATLGTIGQVVPDGVTGSALPGVEAAIMGDERPGSLFIRVTAPFLGYVSPTAIDASRVSPDGWYSTGDFATQDANGWITVTGRLGDGLRRGGRFIQPAEVERALKNHPEVTDVVVVGRRDAYGEDIVEAHIETATTRLTIEHVRRHAAQYLESYKLPTVWHFYEHFPRTSGGKPDRSRFIRSASPTKLYESEKSKEE, from the coding sequence ATGAACACCGATTCTGCACTCGTGCGCACATTTCTCCGTACTGCCCAAATCTATCCAGAAGGGATTTTTCTTGACGGCGAGCAGTCCTACACATATAGAAGCGCGGCTGAACAGATCACCAAGCTGGCTCATCAATTTCACAGTGCCGCAAATGGTTCGCCCGTCGTCATTCACGGACTGAACACCTCCACATGGGTGTTCAGTTTCTTAGCGGCACGAGCCGCAGGACTCGTCGTCATTCCGTTTTCCCCAGAAACCACAACAGAACAATGGCATGAACTCGGTGAGACTGTCGGGCCGTTTTATGTGTTTGATGCAACACACGGCATAGGCACCCTCACCAATCCCGCTGGAAAGCGTCGGCACTTTCCAGAACGTGCTGGCTTCTGTTTACCAACCTCAGGTTCAACCGGGGTACCTCGCTTAGCCTTACGTTCAGATGAAAGCCTCCTCATTGAAGGTGAGCGCTACTTACATGGATTCGGCTTTGCACCCGCGGATCGCATTTTAGTCGCTCTGCCGCTCTGCCACGCCTTTGTGCTCGGTCTTGCACTTGGTGGCGCGCTCGTCTCAGGGTGCACGCTCTATCTCACTCCTCGTTTTGTTCCTCGTGTAGCGCAACGTTTGCTGCGTGAAGGAGTGGCGTCGATCGTACCTCTCGTTCCAGCCTCAGCTCGGTTGTTGTGCGCAGCGTTTCGCGATGGAGGAGCACAACCACAGAACCTACAACACATTGTCATTGGCGCTGGCCCTGTTTCTCCAGAACTTGAACGTCACGTGGTGGACCGGCTTGGTCGCGTGCCAGCACGCAATTATGGCAGCTCGGAAACCGGGGCAACATTGGGGACGATTGGGCAAGTTGTTCCTGACGGTGTCACCGGGAGTGCACTCCCAGGGGTCGAAGCCGCAATTATGGGAGACGAGCGACCTGGTTCCTTATTCATACGTGTGACCGCACCGTTTCTCGGGTACGTCTCCCCTACCGCAATCGATGCGAGTCGCGTCAGCCCAGATGGGTGGTATTCTACTGGTGATTTCGCCACTCAGGATGCAAACGGGTGGATCACTGTGACAGGACGACTAGGGGATGGCCTTCGTCGAGGGGGACGTTTTATCCAACCCGCTGAAGTCGAACGTGCGCTCAAAAATCATCCTGAAGTAACAGATGTTGTTGTTGTCGGCAGACGGGATGCCTATGGAGAAGACATTGTTGAGGCCCATATTGAAACCGCCACGACGCGACTCACTATTGAGCACGTGCGACGACATGCGGCACAATATCTTGAGTCATATAAACTCCCGACGGTGTGGCACTTCTATGAACACTTTCCGCGAACCAGCGGAGGAAAACCCGACCGTTCACGTTTCATAAGAAGCGCCAGCCCTACGAAGCTGTACGAGTCTGAAAAATCGAAAGAAGAGTAG
- a CDS encoding acyl carrier protein, with amino-acid sequence MEEIKSALRELLVDTLRLPIAPAQIGENDLITQLGIDSIGLMEIITQVENKFHIIVEEDDLSPSLVNSLDTFSAYVKAKQRAAAVKQ; translated from the coding sequence ATGGAAGAGATCAAAAGTGCCCTCCGTGAGCTATTGGTTGACACGCTGCGGTTGCCAATTGCCCCGGCACAAATCGGCGAAAACGATTTGATTACCCAGTTAGGGATTGATTCTATCGGTCTCATGGAAATCATCACTCAGGTCGAGAATAAGTTTCACATCATCGTAGAAGAGGACGACCTCTCTCCGAGTTTGGTCAATTCTCTCGACACCTTCTCTGCCTATGTCAAAGCGAAACAGCGTGCTGCCGCGGTCAAACAGTGA
- a CDS encoding beta-ketoacyl-[acyl-carrier-protein] synthase family protein: MDRTFLQSRKNITAGYSHEGRTARRTSAVKPHARDVVITGLGVISPYGRGCDTLWAGLAAGACVLGPLRLFPTEGFPSNIGGQVPEATVRSLGAAQRSRANRFLLAAGEEAVGQAGLPDSALTTAAVSIGGTGGGMLEVETWYQHYYQKQNDRRVRGALRTMVPAAQTEALARQFHIEGPRESPILACSSSAAALVTVADLITTGMVDVGLAGGVDSLTRICFMGFNTLKLVDKSPCRPFARDRRGMSVSEGAAVLVLESYEHALARGAQIRAFLSGGAISSDAFHPIAPPPDAEGAVRAMREALQRAHLTPSDIGYVNAHGTGTVQNDKAESAALEHVFGAGKVVISGTKSLIGHTMGAAGAVEAATTILALEAGLLPPTANLSEPDPEIPFDCIPYTARPAVVDHAMSNSFGFGGQNVSVIFSHPRTLE, encoded by the coding sequence GTGGATCGAACATTTCTCCAGTCTAGAAAAAATATCACAGCTGGTTATTCACATGAAGGCCGAACTGCCAGGAGAACGTCTGCGGTGAAACCGCACGCGCGGGATGTCGTGATCACTGGTCTCGGTGTCATTAGTCCCTATGGACGTGGATGTGACACCTTGTGGGCTGGTCTTGCGGCTGGGGCCTGCGTGCTCGGCCCCCTCAGACTCTTTCCGACAGAAGGGTTTCCTTCGAATATTGGTGGCCAAGTTCCCGAGGCGACCGTGCGGTCGTTAGGTGCTGCTCAGCGCTCACGAGCGAACCGTTTTTTGTTGGCGGCAGGAGAGGAGGCGGTAGGGCAGGCGGGTTTACCTGACTCTGCTTTGACCACGGCAGCAGTCAGTATTGGTGGGACTGGTGGTGGGATGCTGGAGGTCGAAACCTGGTATCAGCATTATTATCAGAAGCAGAATGATCGCCGTGTCCGCGGTGCCTTGCGTACGATGGTGCCAGCAGCACAAACCGAAGCGTTGGCACGACAGTTTCACATCGAAGGGCCACGCGAAAGTCCGATTCTTGCGTGCAGCTCAAGTGCGGCAGCGCTGGTGACTGTCGCCGATTTGATTACCACTGGTATGGTCGATGTCGGGCTTGCTGGTGGTGTCGACAGTCTGACCCGTATCTGTTTCATGGGATTCAATACCCTCAAGCTGGTCGACAAGAGTCCTTGCCGTCCATTTGCTCGGGATCGGCGAGGGATGTCGGTCAGTGAAGGCGCGGCGGTGTTGGTCCTTGAGTCGTATGAACATGCGCTTGCGCGCGGTGCGCAGATTCGTGCTTTTCTGTCTGGTGGTGCGATTTCTTCGGATGCTTTCCATCCCATTGCTCCACCACCCGATGCCGAAGGGGCGGTGCGGGCCATGCGTGAAGCCTTGCAACGGGCGCACTTAACTCCGAGTGACATTGGCTATGTCAACGCGCATGGAACGGGGACTGTGCAGAACGACAAGGCTGAATCTGCGGCACTTGAGCACGTGTTTGGTGCGGGGAAGGTTGTGATCAGCGGTACCAAGTCGCTGATTGGCCACACGATGGGAGCTGCAGGGGCTGTGGAAGCAGCGACGACCATCCTGGCACTTGAGGCCGGACTGTTGCCTCCGACGGCGAACCTCAGTGAACCTGACCCTGAGATCCCCTTTGATTGTATTCCGTATACCGCTCGCCCTGCTGTTGTTGATCACGCCATGTCGAATTCCTTTGGCTTTGGCGGCCAGAATGTCAGTGTGATCTTCAGTCATCCACGGACACTTGAGTAA
- a CDS encoding lysophospholipid acyltransferase family protein codes for MSPETHLVSSPPKSRWYTHSYDGRTLYQFVALCAPLLPRALRFGIARVVADFYQRRMPAEYTAVQRNLAHILPDADPATIQQTVRSLFRHFAYYFADLLSLNRQSVEVQQRHVRHIHNFARFQPILEAHQGFVAATAHLGNWELAGRLLSPFGKTVHVIISPEQHAVVRRLLQGENQSPSLRFVSNDNTGGFVQLLMALRRGDVVAVQMDRATGHRSDIAVDFFGKPVEFPVGPFILARAAGVPVIPFFCLLRPDYFYEMHIGEVIPVERGGEDVALRQMVRVLEHYIAMAPDQWFNFYDVWNTPAATH; via the coding sequence ATGTCACCGGAAACGCATCTTGTGTCATCTCCACCGAAGTCCAGGTGGTATACCCACTCGTATGATGGGCGAACGCTCTATCAGTTTGTCGCGCTATGTGCGCCGTTGCTTCCTCGCGCACTTCGTTTTGGCATAGCGAGAGTCGTGGCGGATTTTTATCAACGCCGTATGCCCGCGGAGTATACCGCAGTCCAGCGCAATCTTGCACACATTCTTCCTGACGCTGATCCTGCCACCATTCAACAAACCGTGCGGTCACTGTTTCGTCATTTTGCCTACTATTTTGCTGACCTATTGTCCCTCAACCGTCAATCCGTAGAAGTCCAACAGCGACACGTCCGTCACATCCACAATTTTGCGCGATTCCAGCCGATCCTGGAGGCACATCAAGGATTTGTCGCAGCGACGGCGCATTTGGGGAATTGGGAACTCGCGGGACGGTTGCTCAGTCCTTTTGGGAAAACCGTGCACGTGATCATCTCTCCTGAGCAACACGCTGTTGTACGGCGCCTCCTCCAGGGCGAGAATCAATCTCCCTCACTTCGTTTTGTTTCTAACGATAATACTGGTGGATTCGTCCAATTGCTTATGGCTCTCCGCCGTGGTGATGTGGTGGCTGTGCAGATGGACCGCGCGACCGGCCATCGCAGTGATATCGCTGTCGACTTCTTTGGGAAACCTGTCGAGTTTCCTGTTGGGCCTTTTATTTTGGCCCGCGCGGCTGGAGTGCCAGTTATCCCGTTTTTCTGCTTGCTGCGGCCCGACTATTTCTACGAGATGCATATTGGAGAAGTGATTCCAGTCGAGCGTGGAGGCGAAGACGTCGCGCTTCGTCAGATGGTTCGCGTCCTGGAGCATTATATCGCTATGGCTCCTGACCAGTGGTTTAATTTTTATGACGTCTGGAATACTCCCGCTGCAACCCACTGA
- a CDS encoding acyl carrier protein, which translates to MMTQEAIIGEVRKMLSQRLRVAPERVAALEPDSPLLRGGLGLDSLDCIELLLGLEDEFGLQFSEDADEGWIEHFSSLEKISQLVIHMKAELPGERLR; encoded by the coding sequence GTGATGACACAAGAAGCGATTATTGGCGAGGTGAGAAAAATGCTCTCTCAGCGACTTCGTGTCGCGCCGGAGCGCGTTGCTGCTCTTGAACCGGATTCTCCATTGCTCCGGGGTGGTCTGGGACTTGATTCGCTTGATTGTATCGAACTGCTCTTAGGGCTAGAGGACGAGTTCGGCTTGCAATTTAGTGAAGATGCAGACGAGGGGTGGATCGAACATTTCTCCAGTCTAGAAAAAATATCACAGCTGGTTATTCACATGAAGGCCGAACTGCCAGGAGAACGTCTGCGGTGA
- a CDS encoding beta-ketoacyl-[acyl-carrier-protein] synthase family protein, which produces MTSGILPLQPTDQIAITGMGVVSPIGQDVSSYWSGLVNGACGISRIERFSTDGLRVQNGGEIKALRELVGPAASPLPECRASQFLIAAASEALQMAQWNNVTRSDQRLGIVIGTALGGIGQAERLLDKPHDLHALTGAPYDGPTRHLAHWFRVTGPVMTISTACASGATSLGIAADLLRAGTVSAVLAGGVDILCRFVMQGFNRMRSLTRDKVRPFDRRRSGLLLGEGAGLVVLERASTARQRGISPLALLRGHASCADGSHISAPDTAGRGLEHTIRLAMQNAEVTPEHIDFISAHGTGTPQNDRVETSVFKKVLGSRAYAIPVNSIKAHMGHTMGAAATLETIMCVLASRHGQIPPTLNYGEPDPECDLDYVPGSTRVFRPRISLKTAAGFAGCNACLVLEGVV; this is translated from the coding sequence ATGACGTCTGGAATACTCCCGCTGCAACCCACTGATCAGATCGCAATTACCGGCATGGGCGTCGTGAGCCCGATCGGTCAAGATGTGAGTTCGTATTGGTCGGGATTGGTCAATGGTGCCTGTGGTATCTCTCGGATCGAGCGGTTTTCCACCGACGGCCTGCGCGTGCAAAACGGCGGAGAAATCAAAGCTCTGCGGGAGTTGGTCGGACCTGCTGCATCTCCGTTGCCAGAGTGTCGAGCCTCGCAATTTCTCATTGCTGCGGCTAGCGAAGCGCTGCAGATGGCTCAATGGAATAACGTGACACGTAGTGACCAGCGCCTGGGAATCGTCATTGGCACGGCTTTGGGGGGCATTGGCCAAGCCGAACGGCTTCTGGATAAACCCCATGACCTTCATGCGTTGACTGGGGCACCATATGACGGTCCTACGCGTCATCTGGCACATTGGTTCCGGGTCACTGGTCCGGTTATGACGATCTCAACTGCGTGCGCGTCAGGAGCAACCAGCCTTGGTATTGCGGCGGATCTGCTGCGTGCTGGAACTGTGAGTGCGGTTCTCGCTGGTGGCGTCGATATCCTCTGTCGCTTTGTTATGCAGGGCTTCAACCGCATGCGGTCATTGACGCGCGATAAAGTACGTCCGTTTGACCGCCGCCGCAGCGGCCTTTTATTAGGCGAAGGCGCAGGCCTCGTTGTCTTGGAGCGAGCCTCTACCGCGCGACAACGAGGCATCTCTCCATTGGCACTCCTGCGTGGCCATGCCAGTTGCGCTGACGGTTCCCATATCAGTGCGCCTGATACCGCAGGGCGCGGACTCGAACACACGATACGGTTGGCTATGCAGAATGCTGAAGTGACCCCTGAGCACATCGACTTTATCAGTGCCCATGGCACTGGCACTCCTCAGAATGATCGTGTTGAGACGAGTGTTTTTAAAAAAGTTCTTGGCTCACGTGCGTATGCGATACCGGTGAATTCGATCAAAGCACACATGGGCCATACGATGGGAGCCGCAGCAACGTTGGAAACCATCATGTGTGTCCTGGCCTCGCGTCACGGACAGATTCCACCGACATTGAACTATGGCGAACCGGATCCGGAGTGTGACCTCGATTATGTGCCAGGAAGCACCCGCGTGTTTCGTCCGCGCATCAGTCTCAAAACTGCGGCTGGATTTGCCGGGTGTAATGCCTGTCTTGTGCTTGAGGGAGTCGTATGA
- a CDS encoding acyl carrier protein has translation MKTKDAIFARMREILVEVFEVEERNITLEAHLYKDLDFDSLDAVELAVKLGVETGISLQEEELRAIRTIGDAVDIVHYRMNR, from the coding sequence ATGAAGACAAAAGACGCCATTTTTGCCCGGATGCGAGAAATACTGGTCGAAGTGTTTGAAGTCGAGGAGCGGAACATTACGCTGGAGGCGCACTTGTATAAAGACCTCGATTTTGACAGCCTGGATGCGGTTGAGCTTGCCGTCAAGTTAGGAGTCGAAACTGGCATCAGTCTGCAAGAAGAAGAACTCCGTGCAATTCGCACAATTGGTGACGCCGTTGATATTGTTCACTACCGAATGAATCGGTAA